The Stigmatella ashevillena genomic sequence GGACCTGGAGGCCCTCTGTGCCCTGGAGCCCTTCCCGGGCTGTCCCCAGGGCGCGCTCTTGGCGGTGCCCTCGGGCTCCACGCCGCAGCGGAACCGGGGCGCGCTCCTCCCCCTCGCGGCGGACGGCACCCTCTCCGGCGAGGCGCACCCCCTGGACTTCACCGGGCTGTATGCGCACCTGACCCGGCAGGTGGGCCCGCTCAACATCGAGGGCGCCGCGGGGGTGGGCGGGCGGCTGCGGCTGCTTCAGCGGGGCAATGGGGACGCCGGCGTGGATGCCTTGCTGGACCTGGACCTGGAGCGTGTCCTGCGCGCGCTGGAGGCAGGCCGGGCACCGGGCGCCGATGCCCTGAGGGCCGTGCGGCGCTGGGAGCTGGGACGCTCGGGCACGGTGCGCCTGTCCTTCACGGATGCCGCCCCCCTGCCGGATGGGCGCATGGTGTTCACCGCCGCCGCCGAGGACTCGCGCGACGCCTATGCGGATGGCGCGGTGGCTGGCTCGGCGGTGGGGGTGATGGCCGCGGACGGCTCGCCGCTGTTTCTCGATGGGGTGGACGCGAAGGTGAAGCTGGAGGGGGTCAGCGCCCGGGTGGAGGCCGGGCGGATCCACCTGCTGCTGGTGGCGGATGGGGATGACCCGGCGACTCCCGCGCCCCTGCTGGAGGCGGTGCTGGAGAACGTGCCCGGCTGAAGCGCCTCCATCCCCGCATCAATCCCCGTGGTCGCGCGAGGCCTCCTCGGCGGTGCCGCCCGCGGCCTCCACCGAGGTGCGCGGGGGACGGGCCGGAGGGGGCGGCGCCTGCGCATGATCAAAGGCCTTGGCGCGCTCCCCAATGCTCCCCGGCGTGGTGTCGGCGATGCGGCGTCGCGCGCGGGAGATGTAGTCCTGCACCAGCGCGGGGTCTGGATGCGCCTTGAGGGCCTCCACCCACAGCTCGATGGCCTTCTCGTTCTCGCCCGTCTCGGCGCGCAGCCGGCCCATCTCCACCGTGGCATGCGCGGCCAGCTCCGAGTCCGGGAAGCGGGTGCGCAGGTCCGCGTAGGCCCGCGAGGCCTCCTGGCGGCGGCCTTCCATCATCTGAATGGCCTGGGCCCGGAGAAACAGCGCATCGTCCACATAGGCGCTGGTGGCGAACCGCTCGGCGAGCCGGGTCGCCTCCAGCTCACACTGCGCGTAATCCGCCAGCTCGAAGTAGAGCTTGGCCACCTGGTAGTGCAGCTCGGCGCCCTGGGGCGGGTTGCGCTGGAGCGCCGCGGTGAGCTGGTCAATGGCGCCGCGCAGGTCGTGGTAGTGCACCCGCAGCAGCTCGGCGAGGATGATCCGCGCCTCGAGCGCCTCGGGAGACTCGGGGCACTGCACGAGCAGCTCCTTGTAGACGCTGACCGCCTCCTTCACCTTGCGCTGCTCGAGCCAGTAGACGTCCGCGGCCCCCTTGAGGGCCCGGGCGCGCAGCACCAGGGAGGGCGGGGTGTCATCCCGGCGGAGCAGATCCACGGCCTTGCGGTACTCGACGAGCGCCTCGTCCGGACGCTTCTCGAAGACGGCATCGCGCGCCCGCTGGAGGTGGTCCGCGGGCGTGTCCCGGCAGCCCGCCAGCGCCGCGAGCAGCGCGCATGCCAGCACGAGCCTCCTCAACTGCAGGACTCCGGAATGATGCGGGTGCAGACGGTATCCGCGCAGGTGACACACTCCTGCTCGGAGGAGACGTCGGTGACGCAGACGAAGACGCCCGAGGAGCGCGGGCAATCCTCCGCCGTGGTGCAGCGGTAGGCGTTGCCATCCGTGGCCGGGAGGGTCTCCCGCCGCGAGCCGCACACCTCGAGATCATTGCATCCCAGGAGGCCCGCCGCGGAGATGGCGGCAAGCCCCACGCGCCCTAGAAATCGCACGCCCCCGTTCTAACCGGATTCGGGAGCGCCGTCACGGAACCGCCTGTCTGCACGCTGCCCGGCCTCAGTTGTGGCCGCTCTGGGCCACCGTGCCGGAGGTGAGCACCACGGTGTCCACCGAGGCCACGCTGCGGCGCCTGTTCAGCCGGGCCTTCTCCTCCTGCTTCTGCTGGTGGGCCAGAATGGCCGTCGTGTGCACGTCCGCATGCTGGCAATGCACCTCGGACACCTGCTTGTGCCGCCGGCCCAGCTCCTGCCACAGCTGCACCTGGGCCTGGTTGCCCAAGAGCCGCTCCTCGACGGTATCGAGCGCCTCGTCCATCTTCTGGGCTTCGGCCTCCAAGGCCGCCAGCCGCGCCTCGGCTTCCGGGGGAGGCGAGAAGCATCCCGTCGACCCTGTCAGCGCCAGCGCCGCCATGCCCAGACCGATCGCCCGCGTCCCAACCATCACTCACCCACCTCGTGTCTTCCGCTTTGAAAGCCGCTTTCTCGGAAGCCCAAGGTAGGGAGCCCCCCCTGGGGGGACAACCCGACCTCACACGAGGACGAGAGGTTTTTCGACGAGCCAACGTTTCGGGGTAGGTGAATGTCTGATGGGGCGGGCCGAGACCGCCCTCAGGGGCCCGGACGGTGGCGGAGGATGAACTCGCACACCTCGCGCGCCGCACCGAACCCCGCGGCCTTCTGGGCCACG encodes the following:
- a CDS encoding DUF6929 family protein, producing MIRTTPRRTLLLEAPEEPGRAPHVAAASGLVAVGPWLYIVADDSLHLAVFPRQGEGLGRAVRLFPGELPLEPTARKAAKPDLEALCALEPFPGCPQGALLAVPSGSTPQRNRGALLPLAADGTLSGEAHPLDFTGLYAHLTRQVGPLNIEGAAGVGGRLRLLQRGNGDAGVDALLDLDLERVLRALEAGRAPGADALRAVRRWELGRSGTVRLSFTDAAPLPDGRMVFTAAAEDSRDAYADGAVAGSAVGVMAADGSPLFLDGVDAKVKLEGVSARVEAGRIHLLLVADGDDPATPAPLLEAVLENVPG
- a CDS encoding tetratricopeptide repeat protein; this translates as MRRLVLACALLAALAGCRDTPADHLQRARDAVFEKRPDEALVEYRKAVDLLRRDDTPPSLVLRARALKGAADVYWLEQRKVKEAVSVYKELLVQCPESPEALEARIILAELLRVHYHDLRGAIDQLTAALQRNPPQGAELHYQVAKLYFELADYAQCELEATRLAERFATSAYVDDALFLRAQAIQMMEGRRQEASRAYADLRTRFPDSELAAHATVEMGRLRAETGENEKAIELWVEALKAHPDPALVQDYISRARRRIADTTPGSIGERAKAFDHAQAPPPPARPPRTSVEAAGGTAEEASRDHGD